A genomic region of Staphylococcus roterodami contains the following coding sequences:
- a CDS encoding glutamate synthase subunit beta, with the protein MGEFKGFMKYDKQYLGELSLVDRLKHHKAYQQRFTKEDASIQGARCMDCGTPFCQTGQQYGRETIGCPIGNYIPEWNDLVYHQDFKSAYERLSETNNFPDFTGRVCPAPCESACVMKINRESIAIKGIERTIIDEAFENGWVEPKIPSHRRNEKVAIIGSGPAGLTAAEELNLLGYQVTIYERARESGGLLMYGIPNMKLDKDVVRRRIKLMEEAGITFINGVEVGVDIDKETLESEYDAIILCTGAQKGRDLPLEGRMGEGIHFAMDYLTEQTQLLNGEIDDINITAKDKNVIIIGAGDTGADCVATALRENCKSIVQFNKYTKLPEAITFEENASWPLAMPVFKMDYAHQEYEAKFGKEPRAYGVQTMRYDIDDKGHIRGLYTQILEQSDNGMVMKEGPERFWPADLVLLSIGFEGTEPTVPHAFNVKTDRNRIVADDTNYQTNNEKVFAAGDARRGQSLVVWAIKEGRGVAKAVDQYLASKVCV; encoded by the coding sequence ATGGGTGAATTTAAAGGATTTATGAAGTATGACAAACAGTACTTAGGTGAATTATCACTTGTAGACCGTTTAAAACATCATAAAGCTTACCAACAACGATTTACTAAAGAAGATGCCTCTATCCAAGGTGCACGATGCATGGATTGTGGAACGCCATTTTGTCAAACTGGTCAACAGTATGGCAGGGAAACGATTGGTTGTCCAATTGGAAACTATATTCCTGAATGGAACGATTTGGTGTATCATCAAGACTTTAAATCTGCTTATGAACGTTTAAGCGAAACAAATAACTTTCCAGATTTTACTGGACGTGTGTGTCCTGCACCATGTGAAAGTGCTTGTGTAATGAAGATTAATAGAGAATCGATAGCGATTAAAGGGATTGAGCGCACGATTATTGATGAAGCTTTTGAAAATGGTTGGGTTGAGCCGAAAATTCCAAGTCATCGTAGAAATGAAAAAGTTGCAATCATTGGTAGTGGTCCTGCAGGATTGACTGCCGCTGAAGAACTGAATTTATTAGGGTACCAAGTGACAATTTATGAGCGTGCTAGAGAATCAGGCGGTTTATTAATGTATGGTATTCCAAACATGAAGCTTGATAAAGATGTCGTTCGACGTCGTATTAAATTAATGGAAGAAGCGGGCATTACTTTCATTAACGGCGTTGAAGTAGGTGTTGATATTGATAAAGAAACTTTAGAATCTGAGTATGACGCTATTATTTTATGTACAGGTGCACAAAAAGGTAGGGATTTACCTTTGGAAGGTCGCATGGGTGAAGGTATACATTTTGCTATGGACTATCTGACTGAACAAACACAACTTTTAAATGGTGAAATTGATGATATTAATATTACAGCAAAGGATAAAAATGTCATCATTATTGGTGCTGGTGATACAGGAGCAGACTGTGTAGCAACGGCATTAAGAGAAAACTGTAAATCGATTGTTCAATTCAATAAGTATACGAAATTACCTGAAGCTATTACATTTGAAGAAAATGCTTCTTGGCCATTAGCGATGCCAGTATTTAAAATGGATTATGCACATCAAGAATATGAAGCTAAGTTCGGTAAAGAACCACGTGCATATGGTGTTCAAACAATGCGTTATGATATAGATGACAAGGGGCATATTCGTGGATTGTATACACAAATTTTAGAGCAAAGTGACAATGGTATGGTCATGAAAGAAGGACCTGAAAGATTTTGGCCTGCTGACCTTGTATTATTGTCAATTGGCTTTGAAGGAACTGAACCAACAGTACCGCATGCTTTTAATGTTAAAACGGATCGAAATCGAATTGTTGCGGATGACACAAATTATCAAACTAATAATGAAAAAGTATTTGCTGCTGGGGATGCTAGACGAGGTCAAAGTTTAGTTGTATGGGCAATTAAAGAAGGAAGAGGCGTAGCAAAAGCAGTAGATCAATATTTAGCTAGTAAAGTTTGTGTATAA
- the treP gene encoding PTS system trehalose-specific EIIBC component, giving the protein MAVKREDVKAIVTAIGGKDNLEAATHCVTRLRLVLKDESKVDKDALSNNALVKGQFKADHQYQIVIGPGTVDEVYKQFIDETGAQEASKDDAKQAAAQKGNPVQRLIKLLGDIFIPILPAIVTAGLLMGINNLLTMKGLFGPKELIVMYPQIADISNMINVIANTAFIFLPALIGWSSMRVFGGSPILGLVLGLILMNPQLVSQYDIAKGHIPTWNLFGLEIKQLNYQGQVLPVLIAAYVLAKIEKGLNKVVHDSIKMLVVGPVALLVTGFLAFIVIGPIALMIGTGITTGVTFIFQHAGWLGGAIYGLLYAPLVITGLHHMFLAVDFQLMGSSLGGTYLWPIVAISNICQGSAAFGAWFVYKRRKMVKEEGLALTSCISGMLGVTEPAMFGVNLPLKYPFIAAISTSCVLGAIVGMNNVLGKVGVGGVPAFISIQKEFWPVYLVVTGIAIVVPCILTIVMSNFSKQKAKEIVED; this is encoded by the coding sequence ATGGCTGTAAAAAGAGAAGATGTAAAAGCCATCGTTACCGCAATTGGGGGGAAGGATAATCTAGAAGCTGCAACGCATTGTGTAACAAGATTGCGTTTAGTACTTAAAGATGAAAGTAAAGTTGATAAGGATGCGTTAAGTAATAATGCTTTAGTTAAAGGGCAGTTCAAAGCAGATCATCAATATCAAATCGTGATTGGTCCTGGAACAGTGGATGAAGTGTATAAGCAATTTATTGATGAAACTGGTGCGCAAGAGGCTTCGAAAGATGACGCTAAACAAGCTGCAGCTCAAAAGGGAAATCCAGTGCAACGTTTGATAAAGTTATTGGGTGATATTTTTATACCGATTTTACCAGCAATTGTGACAGCAGGTTTATTAATGGGGATTAATAATTTGCTTACAATGAAAGGATTATTTGGTCCGAAAGAACTCATTGTGATGTATCCACAAATAGCTGATATTTCAAATATGATAAACGTCATAGCAAACACTGCATTTATTTTCTTACCTGCATTAATCGGTTGGAGTAGTATGCGTGTGTTTGGTGGTAGTCCAATTTTAGGGTTAGTACTTGGTTTAATATTAATGAATCCACAGTTAGTTTCTCAGTATGATATAGCGAAAGGTCATATTCCAACATGGAATCTTTTTGGATTAGAGATTAAACAATTAAATTATCAAGGACAAGTATTGCCTGTTTTAATTGCAGCTTATGTTCTAGCTAAAATTGAAAAAGGATTAAATAAAGTTGTTCATGATTCTATTAAAATGTTGGTTGTAGGACCTGTTGCTCTTTTAGTTACTGGATTTTTAGCTTTTATCGTAATCGGACCTATTGCTTTGATGATCGGAACTGGTATTACAACAGGTGTTACATTTATTTTCCAACATGCTGGTTGGTTAGGTGGCGCAATTTATGGTTTGCTATATGCACCGCTTGTAATTACTGGCTTGCATCATATGTTTTTAGCAGTAGATTTCCAATTAATGGGTAGCAGTTTAGGCGGTACATACTTATGGCCAATAGTTGCAATCTCAAATATTTGTCAAGGTTCAGCAGCATTTGGTGCATGGTTTGTCTATAAACGACGTAAAATGGTTAAAGAAGAAGGTTTAGCATTAACATCTTGTATTTCTGGTATGTTAGGTGTTACGGAGCCAGCCATGTTTGGTGTGAACTTACCTTTAAAATATCCATTTATCGCCGCAATATCAACGTCTTGTGTATTGGGGGCAATCGTTGGTATGAATAATGTACTTGGAAAAGTTGGTGTTGGTGGTGTACCGGCATTCATTTCGATTCAAAAAGAATTTTGGCCTGTGTATCTTGTTGTAACAGGAATTGCAATTGTTGTACCATGTATATTAACGATTGTGATGTCTAATTTTAGTAAACAAAAAGCAAAAGAAATTGTTGAAGATTAA
- the treC gene encoding alpha,alpha-phosphotrehalase gives MLKEIDWRKSVVYQIYPKSFNDTTGNGIGDINGIIEKLDYIKLLGVDYIWLTPVYESPMNDNGYDISNYLEINEDFGTMDDFERLINVAHEKGIKVMLDIVINHTSTDHEWFKAARKSKDNPYRDYYFFKASEDGPPTNWHSKFGGNAWQYDPVTDEYYLHLFDVSQADLNWDNPEVRQSLYRIVNHWIDFGVDGFRFDVINLISKGEFKDSDKIGKEFYTDGPRVHEFLHELNRQTFGKTNMMTVGEMSSTTIENCIQYTKPERQELNSVFNFHHLKVDYIDGEKWTNAKLDFHKLKEILMEWQRGIYEGGGWNAIFWCNHDQPRVVSRFGDDTSEEMRVQSAKMLAIALHMLQGTPYIYQGEEIGMTDPHFTSIEQYRDVESINAYHQLLSEGHPEAEVLEILGQKSRDNSRTPMQWNDNMNAGFTTGKPWIDIPANYKDINVEKALQDSASVFYTYQKLIQLRHTHDIITYGDILPRYMDHDSLFVYERHYKGQQWLVIVNFSSSNVTLPDELHYEGDIVIQTGTIENNVISGFGAIVVETSA, from the coding sequence GTGTTGAAAGAAATAGATTGGAGAAAATCAGTAGTATATCAAATATATCCTAAGTCATTTAATGATACGACAGGAAATGGTATAGGTGATATCAACGGTATTATAGAAAAATTAGATTATATCAAATTGTTAGGTGTTGATTATATTTGGTTAACACCAGTGTATGAATCGCCAATGAATGATAATGGTTATGATATAAGCAATTATTTAGAAATAAATGAAGACTTCGGTACGATGGATGATTTTGAAAGGTTAATTAATGTTGCGCATGAAAAAGGTATTAAAGTGATGTTAGATATTGTAATCAATCATACATCGACGGATCATGAATGGTTTAAAGCGGCTCGTAAATCTAAAGACAATCCATATAGAGATTATTACTTTTTTAAAGCATCTGAAGATGGTCCTCCGACAAATTGGCATTCCAAATTTGGAGGCAATGCATGGCAATATGATCCTGTAACGGATGAATATTATTTACATTTATTCGACGTGAGTCAAGCTGATTTGAATTGGGATAATCCTGAAGTACGTCAATCGTTATATCGAATTGTTAATCATTGGATAGATTTCGGCGTTGATGGTTTTCGATTTGATGTCATTAACTTAATTTCTAAAGGTGAATTTAAGGACTCTGACAAAATAGGTAAGGAATTTTATACTGATGGTCCTAGAGTTCATGAGTTTCTGCATGAATTGAATCGACAAACTTTTGGAAAAACGAATATGATGACGGTTGGAGAAATGTCTTCTACAACCATTGAAAACTGTATTCAATATACGAAGCCAGAGCGCCAAGAATTGAATAGTGTCTTTAACTTTCATCATTTAAAAGTGGACTATATTGATGGTGAAAAATGGACGAATGCGAAGCTTGATTTTCATAAGTTAAAGGAAATTCTGATGGAATGGCAAAGAGGTATTTATGAAGGTGGCGGATGGAACGCAATTTTTTGGTGTAATCACGATCAACCAAGGGTGGTTTCAAGATTCGGTGATGATACGTCAGAAGAAATGAGAGTGCAAAGTGCCAAGATGTTAGCTATTGCATTGCATATGCTTCAAGGAACGCCATATATTTATCAAGGTGAAGAAATTGGTATGACAGATCCGCACTTTACTTCAATAGAACAGTATCGTGATGTTGAATCAATCAATGCATATCATCAGTTGTTAAGTGAGGGACATCCTGAAGCTGAAGTGTTAGAGATTTTAGGACAAAAATCGAGAGATAATTCAAGAACACCAATGCAATGGAACGATAATATGAATGCTGGGTTTACAACAGGTAAACCTTGGATAGATATTCCTGCGAATTATAAAGATATTAATGTTGAAAAAGCACTTCAAGATAGCGCTTCTGTATTTTACACTTATCAAAAATTAATACAATTGAGACATACGCATGATATCATTACGTATGGAGATATTTTGCCACGTTATATGGATCATGACAGTTTATTTGTTTATGAACGTCATTACAAAGGTCAACAATGGTTGGTGATTGTGAATTTCTCATCTTCCAATGTTACATTACCTGATGAATTGCATTATGAAGGTGATATTGTGATTCAAACGGGTACGATAGAAAATAATGTGATAAGCGGTTTTGGAGCAATTGTGGTCGAAACGAGCGCGTAA
- the treR gene encoding trehalose operon repressor produces MMKQKKFIKICEALKADILNGKIQYGEQIPSEHELVKLYSASRETVRKALDLLALDGMIQKIHGKGSLVIYQEMTEFPFSELVSFKEMQEEMGVSYLTEVVVNELAEARNVPEVQRALNIGPSEQLIHIVRTRRLNQHVKIVDEDYFLKSIVSDISNEVASNSIYDYLEKELDLNISYSSKSITFEPFDEQAYQLFGDVSIPFSATVRSVVYLENTSPFQYNISKHLANEFKFNDFSRRRSK; encoded by the coding sequence ATGATGAAGCAAAAGAAGTTTATTAAAATTTGTGAAGCATTGAAAGCTGATATATTGAATGGGAAGATTCAATATGGAGAACAAATTCCATCTGAACACGAATTGGTAAAGTTATATAGTGCTTCGCGAGAAACTGTGCGTAAAGCATTAGATTTATTGGCTTTAGATGGCATGATTCAGAAGATTCACGGTAAAGGATCGTTAGTCATTTATCAAGAGATGACAGAATTCCCATTTTCAGAATTAGTTAGTTTTAAAGAAATGCAAGAAGAGATGGGAGTTTCTTATTTAACTGAAGTTGTTGTTAATGAATTAGCAGAAGCGCGTAATGTTCCAGAAGTTCAACGTGCATTGAACATAGGACCAAGTGAGCAACTCATTCATATAGTAAGAACTCGCCGACTTAATCAACATGTAAAGATAGTTGATGAAGATTATTTTTTAAAGTCGATTGTTTCAGATATAAGTAATGAGGTTGCAAGTAACTCTATTTATGATTATTTAGAAAAAGAATTAGACCTTAATATAAGTTATTCAAGTAAGTCGATTACTTTTGAACCGTTTGATGAACAGGCATATCAATTGTTTGGTGATGTATCTATTCCTTTTTCAGCAACGGTTAGAAGTGTTGTGTATTTAGAAAATACATCTCCGTTTCAATATAATATATCGAAGCATCTGGCTAATGAATTTAAATTTAACGACTTCTCAAGACGTCGTTCTAAGTAA
- a CDS encoding N-acetyltransferase has product MQIYLSTLTELDYDKSLNSIEESFDINPEMSWQARGKVKNLRKSPYYNFELEVIAKNENNDVVGHVLLIEVEINSEDKTYYGLAIASLSVNPELRGQKLGRGLVQAVEERAKAQEYSTIVVDHCLDYFEKLGYEDASGQDIVLENSDAPLLVKFLWDNLTDAPHGIVKFPEHFY; this is encoded by the coding sequence ATGCAAATATATTTAAGTACATTAACAGAACTTGATTATGATAAATCTTTAAATAGTATTGAAGAAAGTTTTGATATCAATCCAGAAATGAGCTGGCAGGCACGTGGGAAAGTGAAGAATTTACGGAAGTCGCCATATTATAATTTTGAATTAGAAGTAATAGCCAAAAATGAAAACAATGATGTAGTGGGGCACGTTTTATTAATAGAAGTAGAAATTAACAGTGAGGATAAGACGTATTATGGTTTGGCGATTGCTTCTTTATCGGTCAATCCTGAATTGCGTGGACAAAAATTAGGTCGTGGATTGGTTCAAGCCGTTGAAGAACGAGCGAAAGCACAAGAATACAGTACGATTGTTGTAGACCATTGTTTGGATTACTTTGAAAAGTTAGGATATGAAGATGCTTCGGGGCAAGATATTGTATTAGAAAATAGTGATGCGCCATTACTTGTGAAATTTTTATGGGATAATTTAACGGATGCACCACATGGAATCGTAAAGTTTCCAGAACATTTTTATTAA
- the dnaX gene encoding DNA polymerase III subunit gamma/tau — protein MNYQALYRMYRPQSFDDVVGQEHVTKTLRNAISKEKQSHAYIFSGPRGTGKTSIAKVFAKAINCLNSNNGEPCNECAICKGITQGTNSDVIEIDAASNNGVDEIRNIRDKVKYAPSESKYKVYIIDEVHMLTTGAFNALLKTLEEPPAHAIFILATTEPHKIPPTIISRAQRFDFKAISLDQIVERLKFVADAQALEYEEEALAFIAKASEGGMRDALSIMDQAIAFGDGTLTLQDALNVTGSVHDEALNQLFEDIVQGDVQSSFKKYHQFIAEGKEVNRLINDMIYFVRDTIMNKTAEKDSDYRALMNLDLEMLYHMIDLINDTLVSIRFSVNQNVHFEVLLVKLAELIKGQSQGVTNVVEPVQIAAAPSSDVLLQRMEQLEQELKVLKAQGVTAAPTQKTSKKPVRGMQKSKNAFSMQQIAKVLDRANKADIKLLKDHWQEVIDHAKNNDKKSLVSLLQNSEPVAASEDHVLVKFEEEIHCEIVNKDDEKRNNIESVVCNIVNKNVKVVGVPSDQWQRVRTEYLQNRKHDNDDMPKQQVQQTDIAQKAKDLFGEETVHVIDEE, from the coding sequence TTGAATTATCAAGCCTTATATCGTATGTATAGACCCCAAAGCTTTGATGATGTAGTCGGGCAAGAACATGTAACGAAGACGTTACGTAATGCGATTTCAAAAGAGAAACAGTCGCATGCTTATATTTTCAGTGGTCCGAGAGGTACTGGGAAAACGAGTATTGCAAAAGTGTTTGCTAAAGCAATCAATTGTTTGAATAGTAATAATGGAGAACCTTGTAATGAATGTGCTATATGTAAAGGCATTACACAAGGAACAAATTCAGATGTTATTGAAATAGATGCAGCTAGTAACAATGGTGTTGATGAAATTAGAAATATTAGAGATAAAGTTAAATATGCACCGAGTGAATCGAAATATAAAGTTTATATCATTGATGAGGTTCATATGTTAACAACTGGTGCATTTAATGCACTTTTGAAAACATTAGAAGAACCACCAGCACATGCTATTTTTATTTTAGCAACAACTGAGCCACATAAAATTCCTCCAACAATTATATCTAGGGCACAACGTTTTGATTTTAAAGCAATAAGTTTAGATCAGATTGTTGAACGATTGAAATTTGTAGCAGATGCGCAAGCGCTTGAATATGAAGAAGAGGCATTGGCGTTTATTGCGAAAGCATCTGAAGGTGGTATGCGTGATGCGTTAAGTATTATGGACCAAGCTATTGCATTTGGTGATGGTACGTTAACATTGCAAGATGCGTTGAATGTTACAGGTAGCGTACATGATGAAGCACTTAATCAATTGTTTGAAGATATAGTGCAAGGTGATGTACAATCATCTTTCAAAAAATACCATCAATTTATAGCTGAAGGTAAAGAAGTAAATCGTTTAATTAATGACATGATTTATTTTGTCAGAGATACGATTATGAATAAGACGGCTGAAAAAGATAGTGATTATCGCGCATTGATGAACTTGGATTTGGAAATGCTGTATCATATGATAGACCTTATTAATGATACGTTAGTTTCGATACGTTTTAGTGTGAATCAAAATGTTCATTTTGAAGTGTTGCTGGTGAAATTAGCTGAATTGATTAAAGGTCAATCACAAGGCGTTACGAATGTAGTTGAACCGGTACAAATTGCTGCAGCACCTAGTTCAGATGTGTTGTTGCAACGTATGGAACAGTTAGAGCAAGAACTTAAAGTATTGAAAGCACAAGGTGTGACTGCAGCGCCTACACAAAAAACTTCGAAAAAACCTGTAAGAGGTATGCAAAAATCTAAAAATGCATTTTCAATGCAACAAATTGCAAAAGTATTAGATAGAGCGAATAAGGCTGATATCAAATTGTTAAAAGATCACTGGCAAGAAGTCATTGATCATGCTAAAAACAATGATAAAAAATCGCTTGTTAGTTTATTGCAAAACTCTGAACCTGTTGCAGCAAGTGAAGATCATGTACTTGTGAAGTTTGAAGAAGAGATTCATTGTGAAATCGTTAATAAAGACGATGAGAAACGTAATAATATAGAAAGTGTCGTTTGTAATATCGTTAATAAAAACGTTAAAGTGGTTGGTGTACCGTCTGATCAATGGCAAAGAGTTAGAACGGAATATTTACAAAACCGTAAACATGATAATGACGATATGCCAAAGCAGCAAGTACAACAAACTGATATTGCTCAAAAAGCGAAAGATCTTTTTGGTGAAGAAACGGTACATGTTATTGATGAAGAGTGA
- a CDS encoding YbaB/EbfC family nucleoid-associated protein, with the protein MRGGGNMQQMMKQMQKMQKKMAQEQEKLKEERIVGTAGGGMVAVTVTGHKEVVDVEIKEEAVDPDDIEMLQDLVLAATNEAMNKADELTQERLGKHTQGLNIPGM; encoded by the coding sequence ATGCGCGGTGGCGGAAACATGCAACAAATGATGAAACAAATGCAAAAAATGCAAAAGAAAATGGCTCAAGAACAAGAAAAACTTAAAGAAGAGCGTATTGTAGGAACAGCTGGCGGTGGCATGGTTGCAGTTACTGTAACTGGTCATAAAGAAGTTGTCGACGTTGAAATCAAAGAAGAAGCTGTAGATCCAGATGATATTGAAATGCTACAAGACTTAGTGTTAGCTGCTACTAATGAAGCAATGAACAAAGCTGATGAGCTTACTCAAGAACGTTTAGGTAAACATACTCAAGGCTTAAACATCCCTGGAATGTGA
- the recR gene encoding recombination mediator RecR, with protein sequence MHYPEPISKLIDSFMKLPGIGPKTAQRLAFHTLDMKEDDVVQFAKALVDVKRELTYCSVCGHITENDPCYICEDKQRDRSVICVVEDDKDVIAMEKMREYKGLYHVLHGSISPMDGIGPEDINIPSLIERLKSDEVNELILAMNPNLEGESTAMYISRLVKPIGIKVTRLAQGLSVGGDLEYADEVTLSKAIAGRTEM encoded by the coding sequence ATGCATTATCCAGAACCTATATCAAAACTAATTGATAGCTTTATGAAATTGCCAGGCATTGGTCCTAAGACAGCCCAACGTCTGGCTTTTCATACCTTAGATATGAAAGAGGACGATGTTGTTCAATTTGCTAAAGCTTTAGTGGATGTTAAACGAGAGTTAACATATTGTAGTGTATGTGGTCACATTACTGAAAATGATCCTTGTTATATTTGTGAAGATAAGCAAAGAGATCGTTCAGTTATTTGTGTGGTCGAAGATGATAAAGATGTTATCGCAATGGAAAAAATGAGAGAGTATAAAGGTTTATATCATGTATTACATGGTTCTATTTCTCCTATGGATGGGATTGGACCAGAAGACATTAATATTCCTTCATTAATTGAACGCTTGAAAAGTGATGAAGTTAATGAGCTCATTTTAGCTATGAACCCTAACTTAGAAGGGGAATCGACAGCGATGTATATTTCTAGATTAGTTAAACCTATAGGTATTAAAGTAACAAGATTAGCACAAGGATTATCTGTAGGTGGAGATTTGGAATACGCAGATGAAGTAACACTATCTAAGGCGATTGCTGGTAGAACAGAAATGTAA
- a CDS encoding aminotransferase class V-fold PLP-dependent enzyme → MKQPILNKLKQFNQEEAISLHVPGHKNMTIGHLSQLSITMDKTEIPGLDDLHHPEEVILESMKQAEKHSDYDAYFLVNGTTSGILSVIQAFSQKKGDILLARNIHKSVLHALDISQQEGHFIETHQSLLTNHYNKVSLSSLNNDGHKLAVLTYPNYYGETFNVEEVIKSLHQLDIPVLIDEAHGAHFGLQGFPDSTLNYQADYVIQSFHKTLPALTMGSVLYIHKDAPYRENIIEYLSYFQTSSPSYLIMTSLESAAQFYKTYDSTVFFKKRVQLIECLENKGFEIIQVDDPLKLLIKYEGFTGHDIQEWFMNNHIYFELADDYQALAILPLWHEGDTFLFDTLLHKIDEMVLPEKKFSNIKQTKLLTIEGNYTPKHFEHTTWCALQNAQGKVLARHIVPYPPGVPIIFKGESITKNMIKLMNEYLETGIIVEGINNNKILVEDE, encoded by the coding sequence ATGAAGCAACCTATTTTAAATAAACTAAAGCAATTTAATCAGGAAGAAGCAATTTCTTTGCATGTTCCAGGTCACAAAAATATGACTATCGGTCATTTATCTCAATTATCAATTACAATGGATAAAACTGAAATACCTGGATTAGATGATTTACATCATCCTGAAGAAGTCATTTTGGAAAGTATGAAACAAGCGGAGAAACATTCAGATTATGATGCTTATTTCTTAGTGAATGGTACGACTTCAGGAATATTATCTGTCATCCAGGCTTTTTCACAGAAAAAAGGCGATATTTTATTGGCGAGAAATATACATAAATCTGTATTACATGCTCTCGATATTAGCCAACAAGAAGGCCATTTTATTGAAACGCATCAAAGTTTGTTAACGAATCATTATAATAAAGTTAGTTTAAGCAGTTTGAATAATGATGGTCACAAACTTGCTGTATTGACTTATCCAAATTATTACGGTGAAACATTTAATGTTGAAGAGGTTATCAAATCTTTACACCAGTTAGACATTCCTGTACTCATTGATGAGGCGCATGGGGCGCACTTTGGATTGCAGGGATTTCCAGATTCTACACTAAATTATCAAGCTGACTATGTTATTCAATCGTTTCATAAGACATTACCAGCTTTAACTATGGGATCGGTACTTTATATTCATAAAGATGCACCTTATAGAGAAAATATTATAGAATATTTAAGCTACTTCCAAACATCTAGCCCTTCATATTTGATTATGACTAGTTTAGAGTCAGCTGCTCAGTTTTACAAAACATATGATAGTACCGTATTTTTTAAAAAGAGAGTGCAATTAATCGAATGTTTGGAAAATAAAGGTTTTGAAATTATTCAAGTGGATGATCCATTGAAATTACTAATAAAATATGAAGGATTTACAGGACATGATATTCAAGAATGGTTTATGAATAATCATATTTATTTTGAGTTAGCAGACGACTATCAAGCTTTAGCAATACTACCATTGTGGCATGAAGGAGATACTTTCTTATTTGATACGCTTTTACATAAGATTGACGAAATGGTTTTACCAGAAAAGAAATTTTCTAATATTAAACAAACAAAGTTACTAACAATTGAAGGAAACTACACTCCGAAGCATTTTGAACATACAACTTGGTGTGCATTACAAAATGCACAAGGTAAAGTTCTGGCACGACATATCGTTCCGTATCCTCCAGGTGTACCTATTATTTTTAAAGGGGAAAGTATAACAAAAAATATGATAAAATTGATGAATGAATATCTGGAAACTGGAATAATAGTTGAAGGAATTAATAATAATAAAATTTTAGTTGAGGATGAATAA
- the tmk gene encoding dTMP kinase, which translates to MSAFITFEGPEGSGKTTVINEVYHRLVKDYDVIMTREPGGVPTGEEIRKILLEGNDMDIRTEALLFAASRREHLVLKVIPALNEGKIVLCDRYIDSSLAYQGYARGIGVDEVKSINEFAINGLYPDLTIYLNVSAEVGRERIIKNSRNQNRLDQEDLKFHEKVIEGYQEIIHNESQRFKSVNADQPLENVVEDTYQTIIKYLEKI; encoded by the coding sequence ATGTCAGCTTTTATAACTTTTGAAGGCCCAGAAGGCTCAGGAAAAACGACAGTAATTAATGAAGTTTATCATAGATTAGTAAAAGATTATGATGTCATTATGACAAGAGAACCAGGTGGTGTACCTACTGGCGAAGAAATACGTAAAATTCTCTTAGAGGGTAATGACATGGATATTAGAACAGAAGCTTTGCTATTCGCTGCTTCTAGAAGGGAACACCTTGTATTAAAAGTCATACCTGCATTAAACGAAGGAAAGATTGTATTATGTGATCGTTATATTGATAGTTCATTAGCTTATCAAGGTTATGCTAGAGGTATTGGCGTTGATGAAGTAAAGTCAATTAATGAGTTTGCAATTAATGGTTTGTATCCCGATTTAACGATTTATTTAAATGTAAGCGCTGAGGTAGGTCGTGAACGTATAATTAAAAATTCAAGAAATCAAAATAGATTAGATCAAGAAGATTTGAAGTTTCATGAAAAAGTAATTGAAGGTTACCAAGAAATCATTCATAATGAATCACAACGGTTCAAAAGCGTTAATGCAGATCAACCTCTTGAAAATGTTGTTGAGGACACGTATCAAACTATCATCAAATATTTAGAAAAGATATGA